Proteins encoded together in one Chitinophaga varians window:
- a CDS encoding response regulator transcription factor, which yields MKVLIIEDEPSLRNSIREYLEHQGFICEVAADFREAIDKVTDYEYDCIVADIGLPFGNGLDVVRELKSLKSKAGIIIISAKDSLEDKLSGLELGADDYLTKPFHLSELNARINALLRRKNFDGNTSISFFEITVVPASKTVLVHDKSITLTGKEYQLLMYFIANQHRVVTKSALAGHLWGDAYDQAGSYDFIYTHIKNLRKKMMEAGGEDYIKTVYGTGYRFG from the coding sequence ATGAAAGTGCTGATCATAGAAGACGAACCTTCCTTACGCAACAGTATCCGCGAATACCTGGAACACCAGGGCTTCATCTGCGAAGTGGCGGCAGACTTCAGGGAGGCCATCGATAAAGTGACCGATTATGAATACGACTGCATCGTGGCAGACATCGGCCTGCCTTTCGGCAACGGCCTCGATGTGGTCAGGGAACTGAAATCACTGAAATCCAAAGCCGGTATCATCATCATCTCAGCGAAAGACTCCCTCGAAGATAAACTCAGCGGCCTGGAACTGGGCGCCGATGACTACCTCACCAAACCATTCCACCTCTCGGAACTCAATGCCCGCATCAACGCACTGCTGCGCCGAAAAAACTTTGATGGCAACACCAGCATCAGTTTCTTCGAAATCACCGTCGTCCCCGCTTCAAAAACAGTACTGGTACATGACAAGTCGATCACATTAACCGGCAAGGAATACCAACTGCTAATGTATTTCATCGCCAATCAACATCGCGTGGTCACCAAATCAGCCCTGGCAGGACATCTCTGGGGCGATGCCTACGACCAGGCAGGCTCGTACGACTTTATCTATACCCATATCAAAAACCTCCGCAAAAAAATGATGGAAGCCGGCGGGGAAGACTATATCAAAACCGTATACGGTACCGGGTACCGTTTCGGCTAA
- a CDS encoding GNAT family N-acetyltransferase: protein MEITVRKAVKEDLPLLLTFEQGIITAERPYDPTLKDGAISYYDIAKMIEANNVEVVVALAGTQIVASGYCRIEPASRPYLKHDKQAYVGFLYVVPEHRGKGINGKILAFLKEWAYLQDVLEIRLDVYSDNEAAVKAYEKAGFKKHLVQMRMDLRDDPTNLAQ from the coding sequence ATGGAAATCACGGTAAGAAAAGCCGTAAAGGAAGATCTTCCTTTGCTGCTTACTTTCGAACAGGGCATTATCACAGCAGAACGGCCTTATGACCCCACCCTGAAGGATGGTGCTATCAGCTACTACGACATCGCCAAAATGATAGAGGCCAACAACGTGGAGGTGGTGGTGGCCTTAGCCGGCACACAGATCGTTGCTTCGGGCTATTGCCGTATAGAGCCTGCCTCCAGGCCTTATCTCAAACATGATAAACAGGCATATGTGGGCTTCCTGTATGTAGTGCCGGAGCATCGCGGCAAAGGTATCAATGGTAAAATACTAGCCTTTCTGAAAGAATGGGCTTATTTACAGGATGTGCTGGAAATACGCCTGGACGTTTACAGCGACAACGAAGCTGCTGTAAAAGCCTATGAAAAAGCGGGATTCAAAAAACACCTGGTCCAAATGCGTATGGACCTGAGAGATGATCCAACCAATCTCGCACAATGA
- a CDS encoding TonB-dependent receptor plug domain-containing protein gives MRPLIVTGALCIVMLSASAQQRVTAPVKDTLHRDTTQVPEISKISDLNEVIISSTRNNSRIADLPMKVEILGREEMTEESGIKPGNVTSILGDLSVIHIQNTSAVSGNNAIRMQGLDGKYTQLLRDGMPVYEGLSGNFGVLAIPPLDLKQIEIIKGSVSTLYGGGAIAGMINFVAKTPGAKPELTILANRSTLKETNGNVWYSQRYGKTGLTLFAGVTTQNPVDVNDDGFSDVPRVRQYLIHPRFFWYPNANTTLIAGYTGTIEKREGGDMQVLDHHADNLHTYTESNNSERHSADVQYTRKNLGGGTLTIKGVGSFFHLENIAGNFPLNGRQTNTYLEAAYNKKSGRHDWVVGLNNTGEIYRRANGDSTLLGNYTYNTMGAFAQDGYHFSDKVMAEAGVRADYHNVFGWYVLPRLAFVYKPLEGLSLRLSGGTGYKSPAIFSAQTQTIGYRNLLPLAAGLKSEKSGGINFDGNYHTMLGDVDVTLNQALYYTHIKDPILPVSSATDPGKVLLANQPYAVNSLGTDTYVRLALDHLELYLGYNHTVSKYTDAASTRVAFAPQDKFAATLAYEIEEKWRFGIENSWIGNQYLENNEKAPNYWFWAAMVSRKLGEHVTLVLNCENVFDARQGKHMPLFTGPVSNPQFAQLWGPIDGRTINLSVKFDL, from the coding sequence ATGCGACCGCTTATTGTAACTGGAGCCCTTTGTATCGTTATGCTGTCAGCGTCTGCGCAGCAGCGTGTAACCGCTCCCGTTAAAGACACCCTGCACAGGGACACTACACAGGTACCAGAGATCAGTAAAATATCCGATCTGAACGAAGTCATTATTTCATCTACCCGTAATAACAGTCGCATTGCGGACTTACCGATGAAAGTGGAAATACTGGGCCGCGAAGAAATGACGGAAGAAAGTGGCATCAAACCCGGTAATGTGACCAGTATCCTCGGGGACCTCTCCGTCATACATATACAGAACACTTCGGCTGTCAGCGGCAACAACGCCATCCGTATGCAGGGGCTGGACGGCAAATACACCCAACTGCTGCGCGACGGTATGCCCGTGTACGAAGGCCTCAGCGGTAACTTCGGCGTGCTGGCCATTCCGCCGCTCGACCTGAAGCAGATAGAGATCATCAAAGGCTCCGTGTCCACCCTGTATGGCGGCGGCGCCATCGCCGGCATGATCAACTTCGTGGCCAAAACACCCGGTGCCAAACCGGAACTGACCATCCTCGCCAACCGCAGCACGCTGAAAGAAACCAATGGCAACGTATGGTATTCGCAACGTTACGGTAAAACAGGCCTCACCCTCTTTGCCGGCGTTACCACCCAAAACCCGGTGGACGTCAACGACGACGGATTCAGTGACGTGCCCCGCGTACGGCAATACCTTATTCATCCCCGCTTTTTCTGGTATCCAAACGCCAACACCACGCTCATAGCAGGTTATACCGGCACCATCGAAAAAAGGGAAGGCGGCGATATGCAGGTGCTCGATCATCATGCCGATAACCTGCACACCTATACGGAAAGCAACAACAGCGAACGCCATAGCGCCGACGTGCAGTATACCCGCAAAAACCTGGGCGGCGGTACCCTCACCATCAAGGGCGTCGGCAGTTTCTTCCATCTCGAAAACATCGCAGGCAACTTCCCGTTGAACGGCCGGCAAACCAATACCTACCTGGAAGCCGCCTACAATAAAAAAAGCGGCCGGCATGACTGGGTCGTTGGCCTCAACAATACCGGCGAAATATACCGCCGTGCCAACGGTGACAGCACCCTGCTGGGCAACTATACCTACAACACCATGGGCGCCTTCGCTCAGGATGGTTACCATTTCTCTGATAAAGTAATGGCAGAAGCAGGCGTCCGTGCCGACTATCACAACGTATTTGGCTGGTATGTGCTGCCCCGCCTCGCTTTCGTGTACAAACCGCTGGAAGGCCTCAGCCTTCGCCTCAGTGGTGGCACCGGCTATAAATCACCCGCCATTTTCTCCGCACAGACACAGACCATCGGCTACCGCAACCTGCTGCCACTGGCTGCCGGGCTCAAATCAGAAAAAAGCGGAGGCATTAACTTCGACGGCAACTACCACACCATGCTCGGCGATGTAGACGTCACCCTTAACCAGGCGCTCTACTACACCCATATCAAAGACCCGATTCTGCCGGTAAGCAGCGCCACCGATCCCGGAAAAGTGCTGCTGGCCAATCAGCCGTATGCCGTGAACAGCCTCGGTACCGATACGTACGTTCGGCTGGCGCTTGACCACCTGGAACTGTACCTGGGTTATAACCACACTGTTTCCAAATATACCGACGCCGCCTCCACCCGGGTGGCTTTCGCTCCACAGGACAAGTTCGCCGCCACGCTCGCCTACGAGATAGAAGAGAAATGGCGCTTCGGCATCGAAAACAGCTGGATAGGCAACCAATACCTGGAGAACAACGAGAAAGCGCCCAACTACTGGTTCTGGGCAGCCATGGTGTCCCGTAAACTGGGCGAGCACGTAACGCTGGTGCTGAACTGCGAAAACGTGTTCGACGCCCGTCAGGGAAAACACATGCCGCTGTTCACCGGGCCGGTCAGCAATCCTCAGTTCGCACAGCTGTGGGGCCCTATAGACGGCCGTACCATCAACCTGTCGGTTAAATTCGACCTGTAA
- a CDS encoding tetratricopeptide repeat protein, producing MPGQPYFTNEGGTWMFHQSAVLVTYHSELLYAMDMMHTRPLAAERIFRKIILACGNSHIDALLSLAVILNRTGRHIEGNALMHRAHLICMEALPAAFRPGTDHVYWCVLENRPFLRALHAVIPEYIKEKHYERALDKINFLLKINPQDDTLANALLPVCYMHLGRYEEYLAWYQQQPAGNRTLENTFFSFLALYKLGLATQAKERFLEARQAWPHMAAELLKTSHQFPTDEFAEYQAQIPPGSRQEAFVCWLASRELWQREKGLKKFIRSVTGAPAGLP from the coding sequence ATGCCAGGGCAACCGTATTTTACCAATGAGGGCGGCACATGGATGTTTCATCAGTCAGCTGTACTGGTCACCTATCACAGCGAGCTGCTGTACGCTATGGACATGATGCATACGAGGCCATTGGCCGCAGAAAGAATATTCCGTAAAATTATCCTGGCCTGTGGCAACAGCCATATTGACGCGCTGCTATCACTGGCCGTCATCCTGAACAGGACCGGCCGGCACATAGAAGGGAATGCCCTTATGCACAGGGCGCACCTGATCTGCATGGAAGCGCTGCCGGCGGCGTTCCGGCCCGGCACCGACCATGTCTATTGGTGCGTGCTGGAAAACCGGCCTTTTCTCCGTGCCCTCCACGCGGTCATTCCGGAGTACATCAAGGAAAAACATTATGAAAGAGCGCTGGACAAAATCAATTTCCTGCTGAAGATCAATCCGCAGGATGACACGCTCGCCAATGCGCTCCTGCCGGTATGTTACATGCACCTCGGCCGGTATGAGGAATACCTCGCCTGGTATCAGCAACAACCTGCCGGCAACCGTACCTTAGAGAATACATTTTTTTCTTTCCTGGCCCTTTACAAACTGGGCCTGGCAACACAGGCCAAAGAACGTTTCCTGGAAGCACGACAGGCCTGGCCTCATATGGCAGCAGAGCTGCTGAAGACCAGTCATCAGTTTCCTACAGATGAATTCGCGGAATATCAGGCGCAAATACCGCCCGGCAGCAGACAGGAAGCATTTGTATGTTGGCTCGCTTCCAGAGAATTATGGCAGAGGGAAAAGGGGCTGAAGAAATTTATACGATCTGTCACAGGAGCACCCGCAGGCCTCCCCTGA
- a CDS encoding helix-turn-helix domain-containing protein: MKKIGNGQITRNLPLAGVRARWAVAPTGRRGTVSLPYTACPIMNVSFYLYVMYRQYKPHPLLEPYIDAYWTVISATGSAAVGRILPDGCVDIICNLGDAAISDAGTPQQQWLHAEKAYLIGTMTRYSDSCQPGASRMIGIRFKPAAFNSFFRLPLQDMADECTEFGQELVPLLLRAGNDFIPVLDKYFLEHNTQASREMLPIVDTIYRHRGCIRIGDLARAHFLTPRQLERQFLKHTGVSPKAFANIVRYQAVHRHIRTNPGSSLLQIAFDYGYYDHSHLTNDIRKYTGKAPSQTQG; encoded by the coding sequence ATGAAAAAAATTGGCAACGGTCAGATTACAAGAAACCTGCCACTGGCCGGCGTCCGTGCCAGATGGGCCGTTGCGCCGACAGGCCGTCGCGGGACTGTTTCATTACCGTACACCGCCTGTCCGATAATGAACGTTTCTTTTTACCTTTATGTTATGTACCGGCAATATAAACCACATCCGTTACTGGAACCATATATAGATGCCTACTGGACCGTTATCTCGGCCACAGGGTCTGCGGCCGTTGGCCGTATATTGCCCGACGGTTGCGTGGATATCATCTGCAACCTGGGCGATGCCGCCATCAGTGATGCCGGTACGCCACAGCAACAGTGGTTGCACGCTGAAAAAGCTTACCTGATCGGTACCATGACGCGGTACAGTGATTCCTGTCAGCCGGGAGCATCCCGCATGATCGGTATCCGCTTTAAACCTGCCGCTTTTAACTCCTTCTTCCGGCTGCCTTTACAGGACATGGCGGATGAATGCACCGAGTTCGGGCAGGAACTGGTCCCCCTGCTCCTGCGGGCCGGCAACGACTTTATTCCCGTATTGGATAAATACTTTCTCGAACATAACACCCAGGCGTCCCGTGAGATGTTGCCCATTGTGGATACCATTTACCGGCACCGTGGCTGTATCAGAATCGGAGACCTCGCCCGTGCCCATTTTCTCACGCCCCGGCAGCTGGAGCGGCAGTTCCTTAAACATACCGGTGTCAGCCCTAAGGCATTTGCCAATATCGTGCGTTATCAGGCCGTACACCGGCATATCCGTACCAACCCCGGAAGCAGCCTGCTGCAAATAGCCTTTGATTATGGCTATTATGACCATTCCCATCTGACCAACGACATCCGGAAATATACCGGCAAAGCTCCCTCTCAAACCCAGGGCTGA
- a CDS encoding ABC transporter permease encodes MLKNYIKIAWRNISRNKVFSAINIMGLAIGIAASLLILQYVAYELSYENNQEKGDRIYRVRQERYEKGQLSTNWAAGAFAVGNHFKDAFPEIEDYVKLVKQGEAILGNNEKSVKVSSVYYASGAYFNVFSTPLISGDPKTALTEPNTVVLSESIAHKLFGQEDAVGKILRKNHRDIFKVTGVFRDMPSNTHLKAEALYSYATFQEMVKPDDPETGWQWDGCLTYLLLRPGADPQKLEAKFPAQVAKYYGDVPKEFTTKYYLQPIKDIHLYSHLMMETETNGQGNTVYLLMGIALFIIAIAWINYINLATARAINRAVEVGVRKAIGSLRSQLVAQFMIESAMLNGMAVITALFLVVFSIPLFNSITGQQLSFSLLYDRLFWTVLGVLFVVGSFLSGLYPAFVLSRFKPVVVLKGKAISSRQGSTLRRSLVVVQFAASLFLLVGMLTVFKQIRFMRSQQLGIDIAQTLVIKPPIVYTDSTLMRQQQAFKEQLMHETAVHSVTVSSIVPGEASIINAGGIRLIEQPENQGRQFRAIFVDYDYVPAYHLKLIAGRNFDRDFGMDGAKGAVVFNRTGVRRLGFDRPEAAVGKLVFFWGDTLRVAGVVEDFHQQSLHDAYEPLILRLRADVRGYTSVAVSPDNIAATISTVQRNWNTFFPSNPFEYFFLDEHFDEQYKADQRFGKVFGIFTTLAILVACLGLFGLASFTIVQRTKEISIRKILGASVSEIVRLLYREFAVLIVIAFAVATPVAWFSVTQWLKGYAFRTTLHWWLFAIPFVLVLLIAFLTVSFQSIRAALVNPAHSLRSE; translated from the coding sequence ATGCTGAAGAACTATATCAAGATTGCCTGGCGGAATATCAGCCGCAACAAGGTGTTTTCTGCCATTAACATTATGGGACTGGCCATTGGTATTGCCGCTTCCCTGTTGATCCTGCAATACGTGGCCTATGAATTAAGTTACGAGAACAACCAGGAAAAAGGCGACCGTATCTATCGGGTGCGGCAGGAACGTTATGAGAAAGGACAGTTGAGCACCAACTGGGCCGCCGGTGCCTTTGCGGTAGGCAATCATTTCAAGGATGCTTTTCCGGAAATAGAAGACTATGTCAAGCTGGTCAAACAAGGCGAGGCAATACTGGGCAATAACGAAAAAAGCGTCAAGGTATCATCCGTGTATTATGCCAGCGGCGCTTATTTTAACGTGTTTTCCACGCCGCTTATTAGTGGAGATCCCAAAACAGCACTCACAGAACCTAATACAGTGGTGCTTTCAGAAAGCATCGCCCATAAATTGTTTGGACAGGAAGACGCGGTTGGTAAAATCCTCCGCAAAAATCACCGGGATATTTTTAAAGTAACAGGCGTATTCAGAGACATGCCTTCCAATACCCATCTGAAGGCGGAAGCGTTGTATTCATATGCCACCTTCCAGGAGATGGTGAAGCCCGATGATCCGGAAACAGGCTGGCAATGGGATGGTTGTCTGACTTACCTGCTGCTTCGCCCCGGCGCCGACCCGCAGAAGCTGGAAGCCAAGTTTCCGGCGCAGGTGGCCAAATACTACGGGGACGTGCCTAAAGAGTTCACGACAAAATATTATCTCCAGCCGATAAAGGACATCCATCTTTATTCCCACCTGATGATGGAAACAGAAACGAACGGCCAGGGCAATACGGTATACCTGTTGATGGGCATAGCCTTGTTTATCATTGCTATTGCCTGGATCAACTACATCAACCTCGCTACGGCCCGTGCTATCAACCGGGCGGTGGAAGTGGGCGTGCGCAAAGCGATAGGTTCTCTCCGGTCACAGCTGGTGGCACAGTTCATGATTGAATCAGCGATGCTGAACGGCATGGCGGTCATCACGGCATTGTTCCTGGTGGTTTTTTCGATCCCGCTTTTTAACAGCATAACAGGCCAGCAGTTGTCTTTTTCCCTGTTGTATGACCGGCTTTTCTGGACCGTGCTGGGCGTGCTGTTTGTGGTGGGTTCATTCCTGTCAGGTTTGTATCCGGCGTTTGTGCTTTCCCGTTTTAAACCGGTGGTGGTATTGAAGGGAAAAGCCATCTCTTCCCGCCAGGGCAGTACGTTACGCCGTTCGTTGGTGGTGGTGCAGTTTGCCGCTTCTTTGTTTTTACTGGTAGGAATGCTCACCGTCTTTAAACAAATACGGTTTATGCGTTCGCAGCAGCTGGGCATTGATATTGCGCAGACGCTGGTCATAAAGCCGCCCATTGTTTATACCGATTCTACTTTGATGAGACAGCAACAGGCATTCAAGGAACAGTTGATGCATGAAACGGCTGTTCATAGCGTGACGGTGTCGTCCATCGTGCCGGGCGAGGCTTCTATCATCAATGCCGGTGGCATACGTCTGATAGAGCAGCCCGAAAACCAAGGCAGACAGTTCCGTGCTATTTTCGTAGACTATGATTACGTGCCTGCTTACCATCTGAAACTGATTGCCGGCCGGAATTTCGACCGCGATTTTGGTATGGATGGGGCAAAAGGCGCCGTGGTGTTCAACAGGACGGGTGTCCGCAGGCTGGGCTTTGATCGTCCGGAGGCGGCTGTTGGCAAGCTTGTTTTCTTCTGGGGCGATACGCTGAGGGTTGCCGGCGTAGTGGAAGATTTTCATCAGCAGTCCCTGCATGATGCTTATGAGCCATTGATCCTCCGGCTGCGTGCCGATGTGAGAGGGTATACTTCCGTTGCCGTATCACCGGACAATATCGCCGCCACCATATCGACGGTACAGCGCAACTGGAATACTTTTTTCCCTTCCAATCCCTTTGAATATTTTTTCCTGGACGAACATTTCGACGAACAATACAAAGCTGACCAGCGTTTTGGAAAAGTGTTCGGCATCTTTACCACGCTGGCCATCCTGGTGGCGTGCCTCGGTTTGTTTGGGCTCGCCTCCTTTACTATTGTGCAGCGGACCAAAGAGATCAGTATCCGTAAAATACTCGGCGCTTCCGTATCAGAGATTGTGCGGTTGCTGTACCGTGAATTTGCCGTGCTGATCGTGATCGCTTTCGCGGTGGCCACGCCGGTGGCATGGTTCAGCGTTACGCAATGGCTGAAGGGATATGCCTTCCGGACAACGCTGCACTGGTGGTTGTTTGCCATTCCCTTTGTGTTGGTGCTGCTGATCGCTTTCCTGACGGTGAGCTTCCAGAGTATCCGTGCCGCGCTGGTGAACCCGGCGCACAGTTTACGGTCTGAATAG
- a CDS encoding sensor histidine kinase, which produces MKLLTKTTLYFIMIMLPVFAGGAFYLFHKFNREIKHETDEELANDQLQWLRYLDTASVDNPIFSFRTQEFQLIPTDQPVQKKFKLKGVTLYQETEDAQAPFRELSQVISIHGKHYQMILRKSLIEKDDLAKNIIYVMLLAFGGLLMFVILSNWFISRNVWRPFYRSLDKIRQLQLNKMETRRFPSTPTHEFNQLNEALNQMTDRIHQDYINMKELTEDAAHEMQTPLAIAQSKLELLLQDENLSENQLKNIGQTSEELQRLSRLNHNLLLLAKIENQQYPVTEQPDLHQVLVQYLSLFEELIREKELTVETDLAPTAPWPLHPALADILISNLLGNAIKYNYPEGLIHIRLTAKTFTISNTSNLPEIPAGNVFQRFRKSNLGYSNSNGLGLAIVKKIGDSYHIRISYQYLNGLHIFTASC; this is translated from the coding sequence ATGAAACTGCTCACTAAAACCACCTTATATTTTATCATGATCATGTTGCCGGTATTTGCCGGCGGCGCCTTCTACCTGTTTCATAAATTCAACAGGGAAATCAAACACGAAACAGACGAGGAGCTGGCCAACGATCAGTTGCAATGGCTGCGTTACCTCGACACGGCCAGCGTTGACAATCCCATTTTCAGCTTCCGTACCCAGGAATTCCAACTCATTCCCACAGACCAACCGGTACAGAAAAAATTTAAACTCAAAGGCGTCACCCTCTACCAGGAAACAGAAGACGCCCAGGCTCCCTTCCGGGAACTGTCACAAGTGATCAGCATCCACGGAAAACATTATCAGATGATACTGCGCAAGTCCCTGATTGAAAAAGACGACCTGGCGAAAAACATTATCTACGTCATGCTGCTCGCCTTCGGCGGACTGCTCATGTTCGTTATCCTCTCCAACTGGTTCATCAGTCGCAATGTATGGCGCCCCTTTTATCGCTCACTCGATAAAATCAGGCAGCTGCAGCTCAATAAAATGGAAACACGGCGCTTCCCCTCCACCCCCACGCATGAATTTAATCAGCTCAACGAAGCGCTCAACCAGATGACTGACCGCATCCATCAGGACTATATCAACATGAAAGAACTGACGGAAGATGCCGCGCATGAAATGCAGACACCGCTCGCCATCGCGCAAAGCAAACTGGAACTGCTGCTCCAGGACGAAAACCTGTCAGAAAACCAACTGAAAAATATCGGTCAAACCAGCGAAGAGCTGCAACGCCTCTCCCGCCTCAATCACAACCTCCTGCTACTGGCCAAAATAGAAAACCAGCAGTACCCGGTGACCGAACAACCAGACCTCCATCAGGTGCTCGTTCAATATCTTTCCCTTTTCGAAGAACTCATCCGGGAGAAGGAACTGACCGTGGAAACAGACCTGGCACCCACCGCGCCATGGCCACTGCACCCAGCACTGGCAGACATTCTCATCAGCAACCTGCTGGGCAATGCCATCAAATACAACTACCCCGAAGGCCTTATCCATATCAGGCTCACCGCCAAAACCTTTACCATCTCCAATACCAGCAACCTGCCGGAAATACCGGCCGGCAATGTGTTTCAGCGGTTCAGAAAAAGTAACCTGGGTTACTCCAATTCCAACGGACTGGGACTTGCCATTGTAAAAAAAATAGGAGATTCCTACCATATCCGGATCTCCTACCAATACCTTAACGGCCTCCATATTTTTACCGCTTCCTGCTAG
- a CDS encoding DUF4974 domain-containing protein, translated as MSNKETKELFDLMDQVPNARRVAREYRRLMREGKIDPTKDVTDAGAGWLAVEDELMQEDEAKSYSYTIPGICVSIILAGLCWSGWWQRRHEKEVIRQLAVNERAAAVFRDPLTMQLQGAKRKNGIYTFQDASLNDIRKMIGKRFAISVVFDDPEMLHRRFTGCMDPCQSLDAFMNVVKYSSAVDYYYQGSTLHIRSLQ; from the coding sequence TTGAGCAACAAAGAAACCAAAGAGCTGTTTGACCTGATGGACCAGGTACCCAATGCCCGGCGGGTAGCCCGGGAATACCGGCGTTTGATGAGAGAGGGCAAGATCGACCCTACAAAAGATGTAACGGATGCCGGCGCAGGATGGTTAGCGGTGGAGGATGAACTTATGCAGGAGGACGAAGCCAAATCGTATAGTTACACGATACCTGGCATATGTGTCAGTATTATCCTGGCGGGCCTGTGTTGGAGCGGTTGGTGGCAAAGGCGGCATGAGAAAGAGGTGATCCGTCAGTTGGCCGTCAATGAAAGGGCGGCGGCTGTTTTTCGCGATCCGCTTACCATGCAATTGCAGGGCGCAAAACGTAAGAATGGCATTTATACTTTTCAGGATGCATCGCTGAATGACATCAGGAAGATGATTGGTAAACGTTTTGCGATCAGTGTGGTTTTTGACGACCCTGAGATGTTGCACCGCCGCTTTACCGGCTGTATGGACCCCTGCCAGTCGCTCGATGCCTTTATGAATGTGGTGAAATACAGCAGTGCGGTGGATTATTATTACCAAGGCTCTACGTTGCATATCCGTTCATTACAGTAG